From one Thalassobaculum sp. OXR-137 genomic stretch:
- a CDS encoding glycosyltransferase, producing MPTTTDAPLDDKDSGATSAPDARPQTALLVLGMHRSGTSALTRVVNLLGVELGTDLMEAAEGNNDRGFWEHQGVVTRHDRLLADLGMRWDDPRAMPEGWLDHPVTRAARKDLEAILDAEFSDAALWGVKDPRMCRLLPLWRQMLADRGVQVTVLHMLRHPLEIARSLERRDAMPRGRALMLWLRHQIEALTCSEGIPQSWASFDRLMAGWRGEMERVDGDLHLGFANRIGDAASEIDGFLDVGLRHHALDDDILKTEPALAAWVGRIYDAVRMADTGDRDTALALVREVQVEIDRASYYFDDTFADWAGIELRLREEIDQRDNRIRLLDDSVRERDGRVAERDLRVAERERVIDDRDRTIGALEETIESLRGTIDDLRDDVSDLQSEVKTRDGHIHNLAMARADLQNHIGALEASTSWRVTAPLRKAGNLARRARRVTHTLRPGELFRAKHIDGDVWEATDTFCVMVLQSDRVRMPTGWVELTYAIKADRMAAPSLFADTGAGTAEIDRKRLPVTSGETVTCFVRLPDDVKGLRLDPISWKGRFEMGPIRAREITRAELLRVLATNAYAQEGVRPIVGNLRRGGVQGLKEYLIKKLPKPIETYDDWRDLFYALTDSDRAAIRAHVARMETKPVFSIVMPTYETPPALLEKAVESVKAQLYDAWELCIADDGSKSPETRKMLERYAAEDPRIKVVFRETNGHISAASNSALEVATGEWMALLDHDDELTEDALYWMAASLEADPDADILYSDEDKIDEEGRISDPYFKPDWSPELFLSQNMINHLGVYRRSLVEKAGRFREGFEGSQDYDMALRVLEQTSVERVRHIPAVLYHWRMVAGSVALGTGEKTYPYERARKAIAEHLERSGVKAEVVAGRDGLSHRVVPALPARKPHVTILVPTRDRVDMMRMVVTGLLEKTGYPNWDLIVVDNGSQKAETLEYFAEIQKDERIAVLRDDEPFNFSRLNNRAAELAKGPLLLLLNNDIEPIDDGWLEEMVRQLQRPGVGAVGAKLYYPNDTVQHVGVTTGIGGVAGHFDKHLPREAPGYFNRAQLIHNVSATTAACLLTTKKIYEQIGGMNEKELKVAFNDVDFCLKIRAAGHRIVLTPYAELYHHESVSRGHEDTDEKRDRFRGEMMWMRDKWGDALDADPYFNPNLSLDQETPTYAIPPRVPKPWESTEQDKGES from the coding sequence ATGCCCACGACGACAGACGCCCCCCTCGATGACAAGGACAGCGGGGCAACCTCCGCACCGGACGCGCGACCGCAGACCGCCCTGCTCGTCCTGGGCATGCACCGCAGCGGCACCTCCGCCCTGACCCGCGTGGTCAACCTGCTGGGCGTCGAGCTCGGCACCGACCTGATGGAAGCGGCCGAGGGCAACAACGACCGTGGATTCTGGGAGCATCAGGGCGTCGTCACCCGTCACGACCGGCTGCTGGCCGATCTGGGCATGCGCTGGGACGATCCGCGCGCCATGCCGGAGGGCTGGCTGGATCATCCGGTAACGCGCGCGGCGCGCAAGGATCTGGAGGCCATCCTCGACGCCGAGTTCTCCGACGCCGCCCTGTGGGGGGTGAAGGACCCCCGCATGTGCCGCCTGCTGCCGCTGTGGCGCCAGATGCTGGCGGACCGGGGCGTCCAGGTGACGGTCCTGCACATGCTCCGCCATCCGCTGGAGATCGCCCGCTCCCTGGAGCGCCGCGACGCCATGCCCCGGGGCCGGGCCCTGATGCTGTGGCTGCGCCATCAGATCGAGGCGCTGACCTGCAGCGAGGGTATCCCGCAATCCTGGGCCAGCTTCGATCGGCTCATGGCCGGTTGGCGGGGGGAGATGGAGCGGGTCGACGGCGACCTGCATCTCGGATTTGCGAACCGCATAGGGGATGCCGCGTCCGAGATCGACGGATTCCTCGATGTCGGTCTGCGCCACCACGCCCTGGACGACGACATCCTGAAGACCGAGCCGGCCCTGGCGGCCTGGGTCGGCCGCATCTACGACGCCGTCCGGATGGCCGATACCGGCGACCGCGATACGGCGCTTGCACTGGTTAGGGAGGTTCAGGTCGAGATCGACCGGGCATCCTACTATTTCGACGACACCTTCGCCGACTGGGCCGGAATCGAACTGCGCCTGCGCGAAGAGATCGACCAGCGCGACAACCGGATCCGCCTCCTGGACGACAGCGTGCGCGAACGCGACGGCCGGGTGGCGGAGCGGGACCTGCGGGTCGCCGAGCGCGAGCGGGTCATCGACGACCGCGACCGCACGATCGGCGCCCTGGAAGAGACCATCGAGTCCCTGCGCGGCACCATCGACGACCTCCGCGACGACGTCTCGGACCTGCAGAGCGAGGTGAAGACCCGGGACGGCCATATCCACAACCTGGCCATGGCCCGCGCCGATCTGCAGAACCATATCGGCGCGCTGGAGGCTTCCACGTCGTGGCGCGTCACCGCGCCGCTGCGCAAGGCGGGCAACCTCGCCCGCCGTGCCCGCCGGGTGACCCACACGCTGAGACCGGGCGAGCTGTTCCGGGCGAAGCATATCGACGGCGACGTCTGGGAAGCCACCGACACCTTCTGCGTCATGGTCCTGCAGTCCGATCGGGTTCGGATGCCGACCGGTTGGGTCGAGCTGACCTATGCCATCAAGGCCGATCGGATGGCGGCGCCGTCGCTGTTCGCCGATACCGGCGCCGGAACGGCGGAGATCGACCGCAAGCGGCTGCCGGTCACCAGCGGCGAGACCGTCACCTGCTTCGTGCGCCTGCCCGACGACGTAAAGGGTCTTCGGCTCGACCCGATCAGCTGGAAGGGCCGGTTCGAGATGGGGCCGATCCGGGCACGGGAGATCACCCGGGCGGAACTGCTTCGGGTCCTGGCGACCAATGCCTATGCCCAGGAAGGCGTGCGCCCCATCGTCGGCAACCTGCGCCGAGGCGGTGTGCAGGGGCTGAAGGAATACCTGATCAAGAAGCTGCCGAAGCCGATCGAGACCTACGACGACTGGCGCGACCTGTTCTATGCGCTGACGGATAGCGACCGGGCCGCCATCCGCGCCCATGTTGCGCGCATGGAGACGAAACCTGTCTTCTCCATCGTCATGCCGACCTACGAGACGCCGCCCGCCCTGCTGGAAAAGGCGGTGGAGAGCGTGAAGGCCCAGCTCTACGACGCGTGGGAACTGTGCATCGCCGATGACGGCTCGAAAAGCCCGGAAACCCGGAAGATGCTGGAGCGCTACGCCGCCGAGGATCCGCGCATCAAGGTCGTCTTCCGCGAGACCAACGGGCACATCTCAGCTGCCAGCAACTCGGCGCTGGAGGTGGCGACCGGCGAGTGGATGGCCCTGCTCGACCATGACGACGAGCTGACGGAGGATGCCCTGTACTGGATGGCGGCCAGCCTGGAGGCCGATCCGGACGCCGACATCCTGTATTCCGACGAGGACAAGATCGACGAGGAGGGGCGGATCTCCGACCCCTACTTCAAGCCGGACTGGTCGCCGGAGCTGTTCCTGTCGCAGAACATGATCAACCACCTGGGCGTCTACCGCCGGTCGCTGGTCGAGAAGGCCGGCCGGTTCCGCGAGGGCTTCGAGGGCAGCCAGGACTACGACATGGCCCTGCGCGTGCTGGAGCAGACCAGCGTCGAGCGGGTCCGCCACATCCCCGCCGTGCTGTACCATTGGCGTATGGTCGCCGGCAGCGTGGCGCTGGGCACCGGCGAGAAGACCTACCCCTACGAGCGGGCGCGCAAGGCGATCGCCGAGCACCTGGAGCGCAGCGGCGTGAAGGCCGAGGTGGTCGCCGGCCGCGACGGACTGAGCCACCGGGTCGTCCCGGCCCTGCCCGCCCGCAAGCCGCATGTCACCATCCTCGTGCCCACCCGCGACCGGGTCGACATGATGCGCATGGTGGTCACCGGGCTGCTGGAGAAGACCGGTTATCCGAACTGGGACCTGATCGTCGTCGACAACGGCTCGCAGAAGGCGGAGACGCTGGAATACTTCGCCGAGATCCAGAAGGACGAGCGGATCGCGGTCCTGCGAGACGACGAGCCGTTCAACTTCTCCCGTCTGAACAACCGGGCCGCCGAGCTGGCCAAGGGTCCGCTGCTGCTCCTGTTGAACAACGACATCGAGCCGATCGATGACGGCTGGCTGGAAGAGATGGTGCGGCAGCTCCAGCGGCCGGGCGTCGGCGCCGTCGGGGCAAAGCTCTACTACCCGAACGACACCGTGCAGCATGTCGGCGTGACTACCGGCATCGGCGGCGTGGCCGGGCATTTCGACAAGCACCTGCCGCGCGAGGCGCCCGGATACTTCAACCGCGCCCAGCTGATTCACAACGTCAGCGCCACCACCGCCGCCTGCCTGCTGACCACTAAGAAGATCTACGAGCAGATCGGCGGCATGAATGAGAAGGAACTCAAAGTGGCG
- a CDS encoding type I secretion system permease/ATPase: MNKPEPVSVHNLLKACYTAFVACGVFSFFVNLLMLTMPLFMFQVFDRVLASRSESTLFLLLMIAAIALGVQAALDSVRSFAFVRISRWIDRRIAPLLLSAAVAEALDRSKTANSNALRQLSVLRNFLTGPAMLTVLDIPWVPIFLLLILYLNAPMGFAAVGGALVMLALGLTNDHLTRPALNEAQAYSNRAYAAADAAVRNASVVESMGMRQSVIRRYLTENETVLALQSKASDRAAMFLAVSKSARMLIQMLIMTVAATQIIDPHTPMTGGMMIASVLILGRALQPIEQGVAQARGMVEAFGAYKQIEETLLNAQAQPERMRLPDPEGQITAENLFYQPPGLAKPILQRIQFEVEPGETLGIVGPSAAGKSTLARLLVGVQRPTVGSVRLDGADIYSWDNEALGQHMGYMPQDVELFSGTVAQNIGRLQENPDPEAVVRAAKMAGLHDLILRLPDGYDTEIGWGGQLLSGGQRQRVALARALYGDPRVVVLDEPNANLDSQGDDALVQALKALKAANVTVILITHRPSTLALMDKILVLNGGTVQRFGPRDETLSFLQQARRPGIEGPAPQIADNRDQRARPAEPDRRAMEPTVDASAGPEIERPQETPRAASQNARGPGEILEPPTPEDADPDAPKGPRGRGAVVRPPSPYKARATSLQVQSVRAISADPTKD; this comes from the coding sequence ATGAACAAGCCAGAACCCGTTTCGGTCCATAATCTGCTGAAGGCCTGCTACACGGCCTTCGTGGCCTGCGGCGTGTTCAGTTTCTTCGTCAACCTGCTGATGTTGACGATGCCGCTGTTCATGTTCCAGGTGTTCGACCGCGTTCTGGCGAGCCGCAGCGAATCCACGCTGTTCCTGCTGCTGATGATCGCCGCCATCGCGCTGGGCGTGCAGGCCGCGCTGGACAGTGTCCGGTCCTTCGCCTTCGTGCGCATCTCGCGCTGGATCGACCGGCGGATCGCACCGCTGCTGCTGTCGGCTGCGGTCGCCGAGGCCCTGGATCGGTCGAAGACGGCGAACAGCAATGCGCTGCGCCAGTTGTCGGTCCTGCGGAACTTCCTGACCGGCCCGGCGATGCTGACCGTGCTCGACATACCGTGGGTTCCGATCTTCCTGCTGCTGATCCTGTATCTGAACGCGCCGATGGGCTTCGCCGCCGTGGGGGGCGCGCTGGTGATGCTGGCGCTGGGGCTGACCAACGACCACCTGACCCGTCCCGCCCTGAACGAGGCGCAGGCCTATTCCAACCGGGCCTATGCCGCCGCCGACGCCGCCGTGCGCAATGCCTCTGTGGTGGAGAGCATGGGCATGCGTCAGTCGGTGATCCGCCGCTATCTGACCGAGAACGAGACCGTGCTGGCCCTGCAGAGCAAGGCGAGCGACCGGGCGGCCATGTTCCTGGCCGTGTCCAAATCGGCCCGTATGCTGATCCAGATGCTGATCATGACGGTGGCCGCGACCCAGATCATCGATCCGCACACGCCGATGACCGGCGGCATGATGATCGCCAGCGTGCTGATCCTCGGCCGGGCGCTGCAGCCGATCGAGCAGGGCGTGGCCCAGGCCCGCGGCATGGTCGAGGCGTTCGGCGCCTACAAGCAGATCGAGGAGACGCTGCTGAACGCCCAAGCCCAGCCCGAGCGGATGCGGCTGCCGGATCCGGAAGGCCAGATCACGGCGGAAAACCTGTTCTACCAGCCCCCGGGGCTGGCCAAGCCGATCCTGCAGCGCATCCAGTTCGAGGTCGAACCGGGCGAGACGCTGGGCATCGTCGGCCCGTCGGCCGCCGGCAAGTCGACGCTGGCGCGGCTGCTGGTCGGGGTACAGCGGCCGACGGTCGGTTCGGTCCGCCTGGATGGCGCCGACATCTATTCCTGGGACAACGAGGCGCTCGGCCAGCATATGGGCTACATGCCGCAGGACGTGGAGCTGTTCTCCGGCACCGTGGCGCAGAATATCGGCCGGCTGCAGGAGAATCCGGATCCGGAAGCGGTGGTCCGGGCGGCCAAGATGGCCGGGCTGCACGATCTGATCCTGCGCCTGCCGGACGGCTACGACACCGAGATCGGGTGGGGCGGACAGCTCCTGTCCGGCGGCCAGCGCCAGCGGGTGGCCCTGGCCCGGGCGCTTTACGGCGATCCCCGGGTCGTCGTGCTGGACGAGCCCAACGCCAACCTGGACAGCCAGGGCGACGATGCGCTGGTGCAGGCGCTCAAGGCGCTGAAGGCGGCGAACGTCACGGTGATCCTGATCACCCACCGGCCCTCCACCCTGGCGCTGATGGACAAGATCCTGGTGCTCAACGGCGGCACGGTGCAGCGCTTCGGTCCGCGCGACGAGACCCTGTCCTTCCTGCAGCAGGCCCGGCGTCCCGGCATCGAGGGGCCGGCGCCGCAGATCGCCGACAACCGGGATCAGCGCGCCCGACCGGCCGAGCCCGACCGCCGTGCGATGGAGCCGACGGTGGACGCCTCCGCCGGACCGGAGATCGAGCGCCCGCAGGAAACGCCGAGGGCGGCGAGCCAGAATGCCCGGGGGCCGGGCGAGATCCTGGAGCCGCCGACTCCGGAGGACGCCGATCCGGACGCCCCGAAGGGACCGCGCGGCCGTGGGGCGGTGGTCCGGCCGCCGTCGCCCTACAAGGCGCGGGCGACCTCCCTGCAGGTGCAGAGCGTTCGAGCCATTTCGGCCGATCCGACCAAGGACTGA
- a CDS encoding HlyD family type I secretion periplasmic adaptor subunit yields the protein MAMVRSEESRDLTRWQDPLAHEPDRNPMAWRKVLWIGYAILFLFFGVFGVWAGFAPLGSGAIAMGQVQVAGSQKVVQHLEGGIIKEIRVQEGDTVKEGDVLMVLEGTRASVDQGRLFQRVLALKGQEARLIAERDETAVVSYPDDLKRLADDPYVQSIMDGESRLFDGRRAAYQGQQGLLDKRVAKSREEIVALRAQQRSDARQLQIIEEEIKGVRELFNKGLERKPRLLALEREQAALQGSIDNREALMARAEQTIAETEYQRLTVQEQNRAEIETDLRETQTQLRDLREQLVSADDSIARNTVRAPIGGKVYGLRFHTVGGVIGPAEPLLNIAPDDDELIVRAQLQPTDIDVVQIGAPATVRLTSYSQRTAKPIDGRVIDISPDVMQSAEGTQPYYEARVRLSEEMMRQNDVELVPGMPAMVIISTGDQTLLDYLISPLTRSLETALREQ from the coding sequence ATGGCGATGGTGCGTAGCGAGGAATCGAGGGACCTGACCCGGTGGCAAGACCCGCTGGCCCACGAACCCGACCGCAATCCGATGGCCTGGCGCAAGGTCCTGTGGATCGGCTACGCCATCCTGTTCCTGTTCTTCGGGGTGTTCGGCGTCTGGGCCGGCTTCGCACCGCTCGGGTCCGGGGCGATCGCGATGGGCCAGGTTCAGGTCGCGGGCAGCCAGAAGGTCGTCCAGCACCTGGAAGGCGGCATCATCAAGGAGATCCGGGTCCAGGAAGGCGACACCGTCAAGGAAGGCGACGTCCTGATGGTGCTGGAAGGTACGCGGGCCTCGGTCGATCAGGGCCGGCTCTTCCAGCGCGTCCTGGCGCTCAAGGGGCAGGAGGCGCGGCTGATCGCCGAGCGCGACGAGACGGCCGTGGTGAGCTATCCCGACGATCTGAAGCGCCTGGCCGACGACCCCTATGTGCAGTCGATCATGGACGGCGAAAGCCGTCTGTTCGACGGCCGCCGCGCGGCCTACCAGGGCCAGCAGGGCCTGCTCGACAAGCGGGTCGCGAAGAGCCGAGAGGAGATCGTCGCCCTGCGCGCCCAGCAGCGGTCCGACGCGCGCCAGCTCCAGATCATCGAGGAAGAGATCAAGGGTGTGCGCGAGCTCTTCAACAAAGGGCTGGAGCGCAAGCCGCGCCTGCTGGCCCTGGAGCGGGAGCAGGCCGCCCTGCAGGGCTCCATCGACAACCGCGAGGCGCTGATGGCCCGGGCCGAGCAGACGATCGCGGAGACCGAATACCAGCGCCTCACCGTCCAGGAACAGAACCGCGCCGAGATCGAGACCGACCTGCGCGAGACCCAGACCCAGCTTCGGGACCTGCGCGAGCAGCTCGTCTCCGCCGACGATTCCATCGCCCGCAACACCGTGCGCGCGCCGATCGGCGGCAAGGTCTACGGACTGCGCTTCCACACGGTGGGCGGGGTGATCGGTCCGGCCGAGCCGCTGCTGAACATCGCGCCGGACGATGACGAACTGATCGTCCGCGCCCAGCTTCAGCCGACGGATATCGACGTGGTCCAGATCGGTGCTCCGGCGACCGTGCGGCTGACCTCGTACAGCCAGCGCACCGCCAAGCCGATCGACGGCCGGGTGATCGACATCTCCCCCGACGTGATGCAGTCGGCGGAAGGCACCCAGCCCTACTACGAGGCCCGCGTCCGGTTGAGCGAGGAGATGATGCGGCAGAACGATGTGGAACTCGTCCCCGGCATGCCGGCGATGGTGATCATTTCCACCGGCGACCAGACTCTGCTCGACTACCTGATTTCCCCGCTGACCCGGTCCCTGGAGACCGCCCTGCGGGAACAATAA
- the pseC gene encoding UDP-4-amino-4,6-dideoxy-N-acetyl-beta-L-altrosamine transaminase: MSVPPPFLPYGRQCIDEADIAAVAEVLRGDFLTTGPTVDAFEAAFAAAVNALYAVACSSGTAGLHLAMMALGVGPGDVVIVPTVTFLASANCAVYVGAEPVFADVDPDTGLTTLAAISEAVERAGRDRVKAIVAVHLNGHCVDVAALAQAFPEIPIVEDACHALGAANGGETVGACTHSAIAMFSTHPVKTVASGEGGVLCTRDPVLDERMRRHRNHGMVRDPARFTDREAAFDAAGEPNPWYYEMPEPGYNYRLSDIHAALGLSQIGRLSGFVDRRRHLRGLYETALGRCGPHVRALPTAPGCDPAWHLSVALIDFAALDTDRGTVMRRLRDEGIGTQVHYFPVHRQPYFRETAPTPALAGADRYYERCLSLPLFPAMADEDVGRVVAALSRSLGNGGAAG, encoded by the coding sequence ATGAGCGTTCCGCCCCCGTTCCTGCCCTATGGCCGTCAATGCATCGACGAAGCCGATATCGCGGCGGTGGCGGAGGTGCTGCGCGGCGACTTCCTGACCACGGGTCCGACGGTCGATGCCTTCGAAGCGGCCTTTGCCGCCGCCGTGAACGCGCTCTATGCGGTCGCCTGTTCCAGCGGGACGGCGGGGCTGCATCTGGCGATGATGGCGCTGGGGGTCGGGCCGGGGGACGTGGTGATCGTGCCGACGGTGACCTTCCTCGCCAGCGCCAACTGCGCGGTCTATGTGGGGGCGGAGCCGGTCTTTGCCGATGTCGATCCGGATACCGGCCTGACCACCCTGGCGGCGATCTCGGAAGCCGTGGAGCGGGCGGGCCGGGATCGGGTCAAGGCCATCGTCGCGGTCCATCTGAACGGACATTGCGTGGACGTGGCCGCCCTGGCGCAGGCCTTTCCGGAGATCCCGATCGTCGAGGATGCCTGCCACGCGCTGGGCGCCGCGAACGGCGGCGAGACGGTCGGCGCCTGCACCCATTCGGCCATCGCCATGTTCTCGACCCACCCGGTGAAGACGGTGGCGAGCGGCGAGGGCGGGGTGCTGTGCACCCGAGATCCGGTGCTGGACGAACGGATGCGCCGCCACCGCAACCACGGGATGGTCCGCGACCCGGCCCGCTTCACTGACCGCGAGGCCGCTTTCGACGCGGCGGGCGAGCCGAACCCCTGGTACTACGAGATGCCGGAGCCGGGGTATAACTACCGCCTTTCCGACATCCACGCCGCACTGGGCCTCTCGCAGATCGGCCGGCTGTCCGGCTTCGTCGACCGCCGCCGCCACCTGCGCGGGCTGTACGAGACGGCGCTGGGCCGCTGCGGGCCGCATGTGCGGGCCCTGCCGACCGCCCCCGGCTGCGATCCGGCCTGGCACCTGTCGGTGGCGCTGATCGATTTCGCCGCCCTCGACACCGACCGGGGCACGGTGATGCGGCGGCTGCGGGACGAGGGGATCGGGACCCAGGTCCACTACTTCCCGGTCCACCGCCAGCCCTATTTCCGCGAGACCGCCCCGACCCCCGCGCTCGCCGGGGCCGACCGCTACTACGAACGCTGCCTGTCGCTGCCGCTGTTTCCGGCCATGGCGGACGAGGATGTGGGGCGCGTGGTGGCAGCCCTGAGCCGGTCCCTCGGCAACGGTGGTGCTGCCGGGTGA
- the pseB gene encoding UDP-N-acetylglucosamine 4,6-dehydratase (inverting), with protein MRQFDQNFIDLNGKTVLVTGGTGSFGKQFIRTVLANFKTKRCIVFSRDEQKQYEMGLEIPVEKYPEMRYFLGDVRDVDRLEMAMRDVDYVIHAAAIKHVPTAEYNPFECVMTNIHGAENIVKAAIRSKVKRVIALSTDKAANPINLYGATKLASDKIFIAANNLSGAGGCIFSVVRYGNVIGSRGSVIPFFKQLIADRKDHLPITDDRMTRFWITLQQGVNFVLSSLEMMKGGEIFVPKIASMKIVDVASCLGPGLPHKVVGIRPGEKLHEVMVPEDDARTTVEIDDRYIILPAFTDGPRAIWTKAGAKPVDPEFRYASDSNDEWLSAADLEGMVEAL; from the coding sequence ATGCGGCAGTTCGATCAGAACTTCATCGACCTGAACGGCAAGACGGTGCTGGTCACCGGCGGGACCGGGTCTTTCGGCAAGCAGTTCATCCGGACGGTGCTGGCCAACTTCAAGACGAAGCGCTGCATCGTCTTCTCCCGCGACGAGCAGAAGCAGTACGAGATGGGGCTGGAGATCCCCGTCGAGAAGTATCCCGAGATGCGCTACTTCCTCGGCGATGTGCGCGATGTGGACCGGCTGGAAATGGCCATGCGCGACGTGGACTACGTGATCCACGCCGCCGCGATCAAGCATGTGCCGACGGCCGAGTACAACCCGTTCGAATGCGTGATGACCAACATCCACGGTGCGGAGAACATCGTCAAAGCGGCGATCCGCAGCAAGGTGAAGCGGGTGATCGCGCTGTCCACCGACAAGGCGGCCAACCCGATCAACCTGTACGGCGCGACCAAGCTTGCCTCGGACAAGATCTTCATCGCCGCCAACAACCTGTCGGGGGCCGGCGGCTGCATCTTCTCGGTCGTGCGCTACGGCAATGTGATCGGCTCGCGCGGCAGCGTGATCCCGTTCTTCAAGCAGCTCATCGCTGACAGGAAGGACCATCTGCCGATCACCGACGACCGGATGACCCGGTTCTGGATCACCCTGCAGCAGGGCGTGAATTTCGTGCTCAGCAGCCTGGAGATGATGAAGGGCGGGGAGATCTTCGTGCCGAAGATCGCGTCCATGAAGATCGTCGATGTGGCGTCGTGCCTGGGCCCCGGCCTCCCGCACAAGGTGGTCGGCATCCGCCCGGGCGAGAAGCTGCACGAGGTCATGGTGCCGGAGGACGACGCCCGCACCACGGTGGAGATCGACGACCGCTACATCATTCTGCCGGCCTTCACCGACGGGCCGCGGGCGATCTGGACCAAGGCCGGGGCGAAACCGGTCGACCCCGAGTTCCGCTACGCCAGCGACAGCAACGACGAATGGCTGAGCGCGGCCGATCTGGAAGGGATGGTGGAGGCGCTTTAG
- a CDS encoding DUF2842 domain-containing protein: MRWRSPLAGLVIIAGLVLYVIAVVSLADFVPDHILAETVYYLVAGIVWIWPAVSVIGWARRDEGSDVG; the protein is encoded by the coding sequence ATGCGCTGGAGATCCCCCCTTGCCGGCCTGGTGATCATCGCCGGGCTCGTGCTGTACGTCATCGCCGTGGTGAGCCTCGCCGATTTCGTGCCGGACCATATTCTGGCCGAGACGGTCTATTACTTAGTGGCCGGGATCGTCTGGATCTGGCCGGCGGTTTCCGTCATCGGCTGGGCCCGGCGCGATGAGGGCTCGGACGTCGGCTAA
- a CDS encoding MFS transporter produces MPALSPAVVALLLSVILLQVANGMFSSLLGVRLGMEPEISSQVAGFVMSGYFVGMVLGCLAVPRIIEQVGHVRTFAALVSIMSAASISHAFYVDPVYWFALRVIYGVCVAGAYMVAESWLNGATSNEQRGSLLSVYMVCQYLAMTGAQFLLNLAPPSSFILYALVSILFSLALVPLTLSRSAPASSVARSALSFRQLYRVSPLGMVASFGSGILSGALFGASSVFATAIGFTVPEVAIFVSAVLGGGLVMQWPVGKLSDLMDRRTVIAVTLVLATALGLLLAFLPFPGFWVYVTMAGLYGGLCMTVYSLAIAHTNDYVESTDLVAASAGLLLAFGIGAVAGPIAATSAMEWVGNWGYYGFGALTAGSIALFTLWRMKQRPALPVEEQGPWVSVSRTTPVAAELDPRWEPEEETGEENPQPNPAAG; encoded by the coding sequence ATGCCCGCCCTGTCCCCCGCCGTCGTCGCCCTGCTGCTGAGCGTGATCCTGCTGCAGGTGGCGAACGGCATGTTCTCGTCGCTGCTGGGCGTGCGGCTGGGCATGGAGCCGGAGATCTCCTCCCAGGTCGCCGGCTTCGTGATGTCCGGCTATTTCGTCGGGATGGTGCTGGGCTGCCTCGCCGTGCCGCGGATCATCGAGCAGGTCGGCCATGTCCGAACCTTCGCCGCCCTGGTGTCGATCATGTCGGCGGCGTCGATCTCCCACGCCTTCTATGTCGATCCGGTCTATTGGTTCGCCCTGCGGGTGATCTACGGGGTCTGCGTGGCCGGCGCCTACATGGTGGCGGAATCCTGGCTGAACGGGGCGACCAGCAACGAGCAGCGCGGCTCGCTGCTCTCGGTCTACATGGTCTGCCAGTACCTGGCGATGACCGGCGCCCAGTTCCTGCTGAACCTGGCGCCGCCGTCCAGTTTCATCCTCTACGCCCTGGTCTCGATCCTGTTCAGCCTGGCCCTGGTGCCGCTGACCCTGTCCCGGTCGGCCCCGGCCTCCAGCGTCGCCCGCTCGGCCCTCAGCTTCCGGCAACTGTATCGGGTCTCGCCGCTCGGCATGGTCGCCAGTTTCGGCAGCGGCATCCTGAGCGGCGCGCTGTTCGGCGCGTCGTCGGTCTTCGCCACCGCCATCGGCTTCACCGTGCCGGAGGTGGCGATCTTCGTCTCCGCCGTCCTGGGCGGCGGCCTGGTCATGCAGTGGCCGGTGGGCAAGCTCTCCGACCTGATGGACCGGCGCACGGTGATCGCCGTCACGCTGGTGCTCGCCACCGCGCTGGGGCTGCTGCTGGCCTTTCTGCCGTTCCCCGGCTTCTGGGTCTACGTGACCATGGCGGGGCTGTATGGCGGGCTCTGCATGACCGTGTATTCGCTCGCCATCGCCCATACCAACGACTACGTGGAGTCGACCGATCTGGTAGCGGCCAGCGCCGGGCTGCTGCTCGCCTTCGGGATCGGCGCCGTGGCCGGGCCGATCGCCGCCACCTCGGCGATGGAGTGGGTCGGCAACTGGGGCTATTACGGCTTCGGCGCGCTGACCGCCGGGTCGATCGCCCTGTTCACCCTGTGGCGCATGAAGCAGCGTCCGGCCCTGCCGGTCGAGGAACAGGGGCCGTGGGTGTCGGTCTCCCGCACCACGCCGGTCGCCGCCGAACTCGATCCGCGCTGGGAGCCGGAAGAGGAGACGGGCGAAGAAAATCCGCAGCCGAATCCGGCTGCGGGGTAA